The sequence GGAAGTGGTTACAGAGAGGCATCCCATCAATCTGGTTCCCATCGATACAGGGAGCGGTCTTGGAAGTACGTGGATAGGAATTCGATTTCCCCAGAGGGGTGACGCCCCAAAAATGCAACAATGGATGTAATGAGCTACGCTTTACGCAGAGCTGCCcggtcctttttttttagacGAGATTGAGTGGGCGCCGATGCCAAGCAGATTTACCAGGCCCTCATTTAACTCTTTTGATGGAAAGACGGACCCCGTGGAACACGTAAGTCGTTACATTCAGATGATGTCTTTACATAGTCATAATGATGCGTTAATGTGTAAAGTGTTCCCCTCGAGTCTCGGTCCTATTgctttgaggtggttcaacgggtTGAGAAAGGGTTCGATTTGCAGTTTTGGACATTTGATTGAAGAGTTTGGGGTCTAGTTTATGACCTGTAGCCGGGTACCACAACCTGTGGATGCGTTGTTATCTATGAAGATGGGAATCGAGGAAACCTTTCGGAATTACACTAGCAGGTATTGGGAACTGTACAACGAAATTGATGGGGGTAATGAAAAAATCACTACAAGCACTTTTCGGCTGGGATTGCACGAGGATTCTGAGCTGTGATATTTGCTGACGAGGAGGCCTCTTGAGGACATGAGACAACTCATGAGGCATATTGAAAAGTATAAGAGACTAGAGGATGATTGGCAGCAGAACAAAGGCAAAGCCTCGGTTATAAGTCAGCCCAAGCAAGCAGGTTTCCAATCGAGACTCTGGAGGGACTTGAGAATCCAGGAGCCGAACATTCAAGCCGGGGAAGTAAACGTGACGTTCAAAGAGCCAGTGCATAGGATTGTAGAATGGATTAAAGGTGAGCCATATTTTCgatggccaaataagatgggaggTGATCCCAtgagaagaaatcaaaatttatattgtaattatcaTAGGGATAAAGGACACACTACTAAGCAGTGTAGGGTGTTGAAAGATCATATGGAGCAGTTAGTAAGGGTGGGGCACTTAAAAGAATTCATTGTGGAGCCAAGGAATCAGGAATCCGGACAAGGTGCCCGACCCCAGGGGAATCCACTTCCACCTCCTTTGGGAGTGATAGAGTTCATCCACGTTGCTTTAAGGGGTACCTTAGTGACCCGGAAGAAAGGGGTATTGACAGTGGTTCCGGTGGAAAGTGGACGGGATGAGCAGCCTACTGAAAAGAAGATGAAGTATACTCGGGAGCCCATTGCTTTCGATGATGACGACCTAGAAGGAACGACTCAGCTACATGATGACGCTTTGGTGGTCATAGCCCAAATAAATGGTTTTGTAGTGAAGAGAGTGATGGTAGACCAGGGAAGTGGGGCTGAGGTAATGTATCCTGATTTGTTCAGGGGGCTAGGTTTAAAAAATGAGGATTTGTCAAAGTATGATACCCCATTGGTCGGGTTCGATGGTCGGATGGTGGTCCTAAAGGGACATATTTCGCTTCCTGTGAATATGGAGGGCAAGGAAGTGATGGTGACCTTTATAGTGGTTAACTTATTCTCCTCATATACGACCATTCTTGGAAGGCTGTGGATTCATGCAATGGGAGCGGTTCCATCTACGCTACATGTAAAGATCAAGTTCTATACTGATAATGGCATTACTACAGTAAGGGGAAGCCAACAAGTGGCCAGACAATACTTGGTGGCTGCTGTTAACTGAGAGATTAGACAGAAGGAGCCAGCTGAGCATGTACCCTTATAGCAATTACAGGAACCTCAAGAGGAAAAAGGGGCTAGCTGTGCCGAGGATTTAATAAAAGTAGATATACTGACAAATAAGGATAGGAGCAGGCATGAAAAACAAGGATAGGGTGGAGATGCTGTTACTGCTCGTACAAAATATAGATGTACTTGCTTGGAGCCCGTATGAGGTACCCGGGGTAGACCTCAAGTTTATAGTTCACAAGCTTAATGTAGATCCATTATTTCCTCCCAAGAAGCAAAAGCCAAGAAGGTCGGCTAAAGAGCACGTCGAGATAGTCAAGAAAGAAGTTAAGAGGTTGATGGAAGCAGGGGAAATAAAGGCGGTTTTCTTCCCAAAATGGCTTGCGAATAccgtggtggtgaaaaagaagaatggaaaatggagagtttgtgtagactaTACTGATCTGAAACAAGCCTGTCCAAAGGACCCTTTTCCAGTACCAaagattgatcaactggtagatgcaaCGTACTGGCACCCGAGGATGAGTTTCCTATATGCTTTTCAGGGTTATCATCAAATTGCCCTAGCTACTgaggatcaagaaaagaccATGTTCATTTCTCCCGATGCAAATTACAACTATACCGTGATGCCATTCGGTTTAAAGAATGTTGGAGCCACCTATCAACGAATGATGACAAGGATGTTTAGGGATAAGATAGGGCGTATGATGGAGGTGTGCATTGACGATGTGGTGGCCAAAAGTAAAGAGGAACATGGGGCATATTGATGATCTAATGGACATATTTGAAGTACTCCAGCGACATAATCTACGTCTCAATGCTGGCATATGTGCATTTGGAGTGTGGGCTGGTAAGTTCCTTGGATATGTGATCATTCACCGAGGGATAGAAGTTAATCTTGATCAAATTAAAGCTGTAGAGTGCCTTAAGTCGCCGAGCAATCCAAAGGAAGTCCAAGTGCCAACTGGCATGCTAGCTGCCCTAAACCGGTTCATTTCTAAGTTCGCAGATCAGTGTCATCCATTTTATCAGCTTTTGAAAAGATGGAAGAGGTTTCAATGGactgaggaatgtgaaaaggtCTTTCAGAACCTAAAGGAATATTTGATGCAGGCTCCTATTTGGTTAACCCCAGAGCCCGGTGATGActtttcatgtatttttcaGTGTCCAAGCATGCCGTAAGTGTCGTGTTACAAAGGGATCAAGGTATATAGCAGCCAATATATTATGTTAGCAAGACTTTAGTCGATGCTGAGACGAGATATTTGCCCCTGGAGAAGTTGGTGTTAGCACTAGTACATGCTACAAGGAAGTTgccccattattttcaagctcataccGTATATGTGTTAACCGAGTATCCCTTGCAGTCATTATTGAAGAGAACTGATTTCACGAGCAGAATAGCTTAGTGGGGAACTCGGTTGGGCTCTTTAGACATTAGATACAAACCTATGAATTCAGTGAAGGGTCAGATTCTTGTTGATTTTGTTGCAAAGTTTTCCCGGAGAAGGGGAGATGGAAATGATTTATCATGTGGAAGCTCACTCGTGGAAAGTATTTGTGGACGGCGCATTTAGTGCGGTTGGGGCTGGGGTTGGAATTGTCATCATCACACTGGAAAGGATAAGGGGGGAACATTCTTTCAGGTTGGGTTTTAGGGGCTCtaataatgaagctgagtatgtaGCCCTAATTGCCGAATTGAAAGCTGTTTTGAATTTGGGTGCCTGGGAAGTGAAGGTTTACTCGTATTCTCAGTTGGTGGTTAATCAAGTGCAAGGTAGCTTTGAAGCTAAGGATCTCAAGATGATGGAGTACTTACGGTTGGTAAAACAGATTATGAACCAGTTTCAGAAAGTACTAGTGGTTCAAATAGCCAGAGGGCAGAATCGGCATGTCGACTCTCTGGCCACATTGGCATCATCACTGACCGAAGAGGTGCCTCAGCTAATCAAAGTGGAGGTGGTGGTAGAATTGAGTATTGACGCAAAGGTAGGCGTTTCTGTGGTGGCAGTATTTGAGCCATGTTGGATGGATCCAATTATTAGTTTTATGGCCGAAGATAGACTACTAACCGATACCAAAGAAGCAGATAGAGTATGTTGAATGGATGCTCGGTATTGGTTATCGGCAAAACAAAAGTTGTACCAAAGGTCATTTGGGGGACCGTATTTATAGTGTTTGCACCCTAACAAAGTTAAAGCGCTCCTGACTGAGCTTCATGAGGGGATATGCGGTAGTCATGTTAGAGGGCGTTCATTGGCCCACAGTATGATGAATCAGGTATTTTGGTGGCCACGGATGCACAAGGATGCTTCCTAGTACGTTCGAAGATGCGAGCAATGTCAAAAACATGCTCTCCTAATACATCAGCTGGCAGGAAGTTTGAACCCCATTAGTAGCGTttggccctttgcacagtgtGGTTTAGATATTATTAGTCCTTTTCCCTAGGCAACAGGAAATTGGAGGTTTGTTTTGGTAGCTGTGgactacttcacaaagtgggcCGAGGCCGAGGCATTAGCAAATATTTGGGATGCAGATGTtaagaagtttatctggaagaatataTAACAAGATTTGGAGTGCCAAAATCTCTAGTGTCTAACAATGGATTGCAATTTGACAGCAAAGCTTTTCGAAAGTTTTGTAGTGACTTCGGTATTAagaacagatactccaccccggCATATCCGCAAAGTAATGGCCAGCTACTAACAAGGCAATTGTGAGTGGATTGAAGAAGAGATTGGATGGCACAAAATGAATGTGGGCCGAGGAGTTACCAAATGTCTTGTGGGCATACCGAACAACCCCTAGAAGATCCATGGGGAAACCTCATTTTCACTAACAtaccggggggggggggggaagccGTGATACCAACTGAAGTAAGCTTATGCAGTGCTCGAGTCTCAGGATTTGTCCCTGCCGAAAATGAGGAGCATATGGTGAAATAGCTAGACTCACTAGAAGAGTATCGGAAATCAACAACTATAAGGTTGGCCGAGTATCAACAGAAGTTGGCTAGTCGATACAACCAGGATGTCAAGAATAGGGAATTCAATGCTGGAGACTTAGTGTTGAGGAAAGCAGCGGGGAACGCTTGAAATGCCAACGCAGGAAAGTTAGCTTCAAATTGGGAGGGACCATATAGGGTTACTGCTATTGCTAGAGCTGGAGAGTATTATTTGGAGGATATAGATGAGAGAGCACTCCCCAAACAATGGAATGTTCAAAATTTACGAAGGTTTTATCACTAACTTTGGGAGGAATTTCAAGCTACACACAATGTTGTGTAAAGAACAGTGCCTATTCATGTAATATCCAGAAGTTACATCACTATTCTTATCTTTATAATGTCTATTTCCTTTAAGGACAGAAGCCTGTGCTCGGTTCAAGCCTAATCGCCGAATAGGTGGAAATCTTACCTCTATTTTCTCTAAGAATAGAAGCCTGTGCTCGGTTTGAGCCTAATCACTGAACAGGTGAAAACCTTATATCTATTTTCTATAAGGACGGAAGCCTGTGCTCGATTCAAGCCTTATCACCGAACAGGGAAACCTTGCATTTATTTTCTCTTAGGACAGAAGCTTGTGCTTAGTTCGAGCCTAATCACCgaacaggtggaaaccttacatCTATTTTCTTTAAGGACAGAGGCTTGTGCTCGTTTCGAGCCTAATCATTGAATAGGTGGAAATCTTACATCTATTTTCTTTAAGGACAAGAGCCTGTGTTCGATTCGAGCCTACTCACTGAAAAAAGTGGAAACCTAATTACTACTTTTCCAAGGATAGAAACCTATTTACGGTTCGATCTCGGTCCCCGAACAAGTGGAAACCCAATGTATATCTTCACTAACAAGAGTCTGTGCTCGGTGGTAACCCGATCCTTATTTTTCTAACAGAACAAGTTACCCAAGAAAGTGAGTTCTTTATCCCTGCTATAATCAAGGTAGCTACGCTTGGTTAAGGCAAATCGCCGCCCAAGAATAAATCTTAGTTCAATTTCATGATCGCCAtaaatgaaagaataaaaaatggcaaaaataatttgacaacaacgctaaaattattcatatatatacCCAAAAGTAGATGCTTTGTCACCGTATCATAGTGACtagataaactaaaaaaaaaaaaattaaggtaaagCCATTGTTCTGCCACCATATCCTGGTGACAATAAGCAAACCaggtaaaacaaaaataaatacaagacaaagagaaagaataagTAAAGGAATAAGTTAGGTTTAAACTTTTTCATGATTGAGCAGTAGTGTCGGTCTCCACGACAGACTGATTTGATGCGTCCATGGCGGGCTAAACGGCTGAAGACGGCAAAGTTTGTACGTCCCTGACAAGTTGGGCACTGAAATCTTGGGGTGGCAATAAGGTTGTATGTAGCGCAGCATTAAAGTTGCTGGTAACTTCAAGATCAATTGACTCCACATGAGAGTCAATTTCTTGCACTAGCTTCTTCATACTGGGTGTGTCCTCCTCGTTATCGGCACCGGAGAGATTCTGAAAGGGAGGAGGAGGCTCTGGGAAGGGAATTTAATAGCGATTCCTCAGTGGAGAATTATCCAAAACCCCCATAGCTTGAAGGGCAGCCATCCAACCTTGCCTAAATCCTTGCCTTCGTGCTTGATAAACAATTGGCTCCACGAAATTCTCGGCGTCCACGAAACCTGCGTTATACCACTTATCTTCACAAGTTTCAAGAGCCACCTTTAAATCTACTATTTCATCAACTTGTGCTAGGTTCAGGCTCCCCGCTTCTGCCAATTTAAGCTCCATCCCGCCCAGCTTCACCTCTAGTTCTGTCAGTCTCTACTTTGCTAATGCCCAAGCCTTCTCAAACACTTGAGCCCTTTTCTCGGTAGCTTTGGTAGCCTTGCCTTTGTCCTTTGTAGTGGCCATAAATACGTCCTTTAAGGTCTTCTCCCAATCAGCGTCCTCAGCAGCCTCCTTTAGCTGGTCATCTATAACGTAAGCTAGTTGAGCGGCCTGGCAACACAATAACGAAAAACATGAAAAGAGGAAAAATGCAAGTACATTCGTGCAGgaaagaaaaggtaaaaagtAATACTGCTATAGTATGCCACTGCAATCAGGTAGTTAGGGACCCATCAGTGCTGCCTGAGAAGAAGTGCACATCCTCAGCCAGTAGTAAGGCTTGTGCCAAAATCCGAGCGATCCACCCACCCTCACCTTGTGCCTAGGCCCTAACACTAGCCGTCATGGGGAGAGGCTCATTTCCAAGCCTAAAGATAGTCTGCCAACCTACTTCTAGTCGGGAAGAAGATGCCACATCAGACCCAACTTGTGTGGCGGGCTGGGCGTCACCAGCAAGCTCCTAGATGACAATTCCCCTTGACGCTCGGGGAGGTGGAGTTTTTGGAGGAGCATCCCTTAAGCTCCTAGGCGGTTGGTTCGTTGTATGCTGCCTTTTTCAGGAGCAGGTAAGAGGAGGAGGGTGAGTCTGACTCCTACCTTGGGGCTGTTGTTGTTGGGCCGTTAGACAAGTGCCGAGCAAGAAACAATCAAGGGTCATTGTTCG comes from Castanea sativa cultivar Marrone di Chiusa Pesio chromosome 3, ASM4071231v1 and encodes:
- the LOC142629054 gene encoding uncharacterized protein LOC142629054, whose amino-acid sequence is MRQLMRHIEKYKRLEDDWQQNKGKASVISQPKQAGFQSRLWRDLRIQEPNIQAGEVNVTFKEPVHRIVEWIKGEPYFRWPNKMGGDPMRRNQNLYCNYHRDKGHTTKQCRVLKDHMEQLVRVGHLKEFIVEPRNQESGQGARPQGNPLPPPLGVIEFIHVALRGTLVTRKKGVLTVVPVESGRDEQPTEKKMKYTREPIAFDDDDLEGTTQLHDDALVVIAQINGFVVKRVMVDQGSGAEVMYPDLFRGLGLKNEDLSKYDTPLVGFDGRMVVLKGHISLPVNMEGKEVMVTFIVVNLFSSYTTILGRLWIHAMGAVPSTLHVKIKFYTDNGITTVRGSQQVARQYLVAAVN